From Camelus dromedarius isolate mCamDro1 chromosome X, mCamDro1.pat, whole genome shotgun sequence, one genomic window encodes:
- the LOC105103092 gene encoding granulocyte-macrophage colony-stimulating factor receptor subunit alpha isoform X1 has product MQLPRDLWDDRESCQAARPDAGAAGISAEERRLAEASCLVRWVLPRPVGSPTCLLVITILLSLLLDPAFLLTQGHQDLPSVEPNSSLNVKFDPKKMQLTWDCKENTTSGHCVMTHKEKGQIKKQMKRCQCTFQDNSLHGGVTLTVEVYVNQRPISETLVYTNPGKEGTAAQNFSCLVYNADFMNCTWAKGHAAPDDVQYFLYIRNSTRKGERECPHYLTDAGTNVGCHLQDLSGLTSYNYFLVNGTSRETGIQFFDSILLLKEIERYSPPHNITVNCNESHCLVRWEKPRTRKNWSNREFQYQLDIWRQSNSGHSENQLIVVSGDSENRYNFPSPEPRGTQMVKIRTADARRAHWGDWSQPVQFGSEEPESSLVLVYVLVVLGTLAGGLACGCLFKRFLGSHSLFPPIPRIRDKLKDDHQIDHQGPAHLTRPGRATSPHRLQLRAVPPSADPSLRCPSPRLSCARRLHAPTRNPARISVLNPHGCRSRGP; this is encoded by the exons ATGCAATTGCCACGCGACCTTTGGGACGACAGGGAGAGCTGTCAGGCAGCACGGCCAGATGCGGGCGCGGCGGGGATCAGCGCAGAGGAGCGCAGGTTGGCAGAGGCCTCGTGTCTGGTGCGGTGGG TGCTTCCACGTCCTGTGGGCAGCCCCACGTGTCTCCTGGTGATCACCATTCTGCTGTCCCTGCTGCTGGACCCCGCATTCCTCCTGACCCAGGGGCACCAGG ATCTTCCAAGCGTGGAACCGAACTCCAGTCTAAATGTGAAATTTGACCCCAAGAAAATGCAATTAACTTGGGACTGCAAGGAAAACACTACCAGCGGGCACTGTGTGATGACTCACAAGGAGAAAGGACAGATTAAGAAACAG ATGAAACGATGTCAGTGCACCTTTCAAGACAATTCTCTCCATGGGGGAGTCACGCTCACGGTTGAAGTATATGTCAACCAAAGACCAATTTCAGAAACACTGGTCTACACTAATCCAG GCAAGGAGGGCACAGCTGCCCAAAACTTCTCCTGTCTTGTCTACAACGCGGATTTCATGAACTGCACCTGGGCAAAGGGCCACGCCGCCCCCGATGACGTccagtattttttgtatatacGAAACTCGAC GAGAAAAGGTGAAAGAGAATGTCCTCATTACCTAACAGACGCGGGAACAAACGTGGGATGCCATCTCCAAGACCTGTCGGGATTAACGTCGTACAACTACTTCCTCGTCAACGGTACCAGCCGAGAGACAGGAATCCAGTTCTTTGACTCGATCCTGTTGTTAAAGGAAATAG AGAGATACAGTCCACCCCACAATATCACTGTAAACTGCAACGAGTCACACTGCCTCGTCCGGTGGGAAAAGCCCAGGACCCGGAAAAACTGGTCCAACAGGGAGTTCCAGTACCAGCTGGACATATGGAGACAG agtaATTCTGGACACAGTGAAAATCAACTG ATCGTGGTGTCTGGCGACTCAGAAAATCGATACAACTTTccgagcccagagcccagaggcaCACAGATGGTGAAGATTCGAACGGCAGATGCCCGGAGAGCCCACTGGGGCGACTGGAGCCAGCCCGTTCAGTTCG GCTCTGAAGAGCCGGAATCCAGCCTGGTGCTCGTGTACGTGCTGGTGGTCCTGGGGACCCTCGCGGGCGGCCTGGCCTGCGGCTGCCTTTTCAAAAG GTTCCTGGGGTCGCACAGTTTATTCCCGCCAATTCCAAGGATCAGAGACAAACTGAAAGATGACCATCAGATTGACCACCAG GGTCCCGCCCACCTCACAAGGCCAGGACGAGCCACGTCCCCCCACCGCCTCCAACTCCGTGCTGTCCCACCTTCTGCCGACCCATCGCTCAGATGTCCGTCTCCCAGGCTGTCCTGTGCCCGCCGGCTACACGCTCCTACTCGGAACCCCGCGCGGATCTCCGTCTTAAACCCCCACGGCTGCCGCTCCCGGGGCCCCTGA
- the LOC105103092 gene encoding granulocyte-macrophage colony-stimulating factor receptor subunit alpha isoform X4, with amino-acid sequence MQLPRDLWDDRESCQAARPDAGAAGISAEERRLAEASCLVRWVLPRPVGSPTCLLVITILLSLLLDPAFLLTQGHQDLPSVEPNSSLNVKFDPKKMQLTWDCKENTTSGHCVMTHKEKGQIKKQMKRCQCTFQDNSLHGGVTLTVEVYVNQRPISETLVYTNPGKEGTAAQNFSCLVYNADFMNCTWAKGHAAPDDVQYFLYIRNSTRKGERECPHYLTDAGTNVGCHLQDLSGLTSYNYFLVNGTSRETGIQFFDSILLLKEIERYSPPHNITVNCNESHCLVRWEKPRTRKNWSNREFQYQLDIWRQSNSGHSENQLIVVSGDSENRYNFPSPEPRGTQMVKIRTADARRAHWGDWSQPVQFGSEEPESSLVLVYVLVVLGTLAGGLACGCLFKRFLGSHSLFPPIPRIRDKLKDDHQIDHQAVLCPPATRSYSEPRADLRLKPPRLPLPGPLRT; translated from the exons ATGCAATTGCCACGCGACCTTTGGGACGACAGGGAGAGCTGTCAGGCAGCACGGCCAGATGCGGGCGCGGCGGGGATCAGCGCAGAGGAGCGCAGGTTGGCAGAGGCCTCGTGTCTGGTGCGGTGGG TGCTTCCACGTCCTGTGGGCAGCCCCACGTGTCTCCTGGTGATCACCATTCTGCTGTCCCTGCTGCTGGACCCCGCATTCCTCCTGACCCAGGGGCACCAGG ATCTTCCAAGCGTGGAACCGAACTCCAGTCTAAATGTGAAATTTGACCCCAAGAAAATGCAATTAACTTGGGACTGCAAGGAAAACACTACCAGCGGGCACTGTGTGATGACTCACAAGGAGAAAGGACAGATTAAGAAACAG ATGAAACGATGTCAGTGCACCTTTCAAGACAATTCTCTCCATGGGGGAGTCACGCTCACGGTTGAAGTATATGTCAACCAAAGACCAATTTCAGAAACACTGGTCTACACTAATCCAG GCAAGGAGGGCACAGCTGCCCAAAACTTCTCCTGTCTTGTCTACAACGCGGATTTCATGAACTGCACCTGGGCAAAGGGCCACGCCGCCCCCGATGACGTccagtattttttgtatatacGAAACTCGAC GAGAAAAGGTGAAAGAGAATGTCCTCATTACCTAACAGACGCGGGAACAAACGTGGGATGCCATCTCCAAGACCTGTCGGGATTAACGTCGTACAACTACTTCCTCGTCAACGGTACCAGCCGAGAGACAGGAATCCAGTTCTTTGACTCGATCCTGTTGTTAAAGGAAATAG AGAGATACAGTCCACCCCACAATATCACTGTAAACTGCAACGAGTCACACTGCCTCGTCCGGTGGGAAAAGCCCAGGACCCGGAAAAACTGGTCCAACAGGGAGTTCCAGTACCAGCTGGACATATGGAGACAG agtaATTCTGGACACAGTGAAAATCAACTG ATCGTGGTGTCTGGCGACTCAGAAAATCGATACAACTTTccgagcccagagcccagaggcaCACAGATGGTGAAGATTCGAACGGCAGATGCCCGGAGAGCCCACTGGGGCGACTGGAGCCAGCCCGTTCAGTTCG GCTCTGAAGAGCCGGAATCCAGCCTGGTGCTCGTGTACGTGCTGGTGGTCCTGGGGACCCTCGCGGGCGGCCTGGCCTGCGGCTGCCTTTTCAAAAG GTTCCTGGGGTCGCACAGTTTATTCCCGCCAATTCCAAGGATCAGAGACAAACTGAAAGATGACCATCAGATTGACCACCAG GCTGTCCTGTGCCCGCCGGCTACACGCTCCTACTCGGAACCCCGCGCGGATCTCCGTCTTAAACCCCCACGGCTGCCGCTCCCGGGGCCCCTGAGGACCTGA
- the LOC105103092 gene encoding granulocyte-macrophage colony-stimulating factor receptor subunit alpha isoform X2, which yields MSLSCNCHATFGTTGRAVRQHGQMRARRGSAQRSAVLPRPVGSPTCLLVITILLSLLLDPAFLLTQGHQDLPSVEPNSSLNVKFDPKKMQLTWDCKENTTSGHCVMTHKEKGQIKKQMKRCQCTFQDNSLHGGVTLTVEVYVNQRPISETLVYTNPGKEGTAAQNFSCLVYNADFMNCTWAKGHAAPDDVQYFLYIRNSTRKGERECPHYLTDAGTNVGCHLQDLSGLTSYNYFLVNGTSRETGIQFFDSILLLKEIERYSPPHNITVNCNESHCLVRWEKPRTRKNWSNREFQYQLDIWRQSNSGHSENQLIVVSGDSENRYNFPSPEPRGTQMVKIRTADARRAHWGDWSQPVQFGSEEPESSLVLVYVLVVLGTLAGGLACGCLFKRFLGSHSLFPPIPRIRDKLKDDHQIDHQGPAHLTRPGRATSPHRLQLRAVPPSADPSLRCPSPRLSCARRLHAPTRNPARISVLNPHGCRSRGP from the exons ATGTCCTTGTCATGCAATTGCCACGCGACCTTTGGGACGACAGGGAGAGCTGTCAGGCAGCACGGCCAGATGCGGGCGCGGCGGGGATCAGCGCAGAGGAGCGCAG TGCTTCCACGTCCTGTGGGCAGCCCCACGTGTCTCCTGGTGATCACCATTCTGCTGTCCCTGCTGCTGGACCCCGCATTCCTCCTGACCCAGGGGCACCAGG ATCTTCCAAGCGTGGAACCGAACTCCAGTCTAAATGTGAAATTTGACCCCAAGAAAATGCAATTAACTTGGGACTGCAAGGAAAACACTACCAGCGGGCACTGTGTGATGACTCACAAGGAGAAAGGACAGATTAAGAAACAG ATGAAACGATGTCAGTGCACCTTTCAAGACAATTCTCTCCATGGGGGAGTCACGCTCACGGTTGAAGTATATGTCAACCAAAGACCAATTTCAGAAACACTGGTCTACACTAATCCAG GCAAGGAGGGCACAGCTGCCCAAAACTTCTCCTGTCTTGTCTACAACGCGGATTTCATGAACTGCACCTGGGCAAAGGGCCACGCCGCCCCCGATGACGTccagtattttttgtatatacGAAACTCGAC GAGAAAAGGTGAAAGAGAATGTCCTCATTACCTAACAGACGCGGGAACAAACGTGGGATGCCATCTCCAAGACCTGTCGGGATTAACGTCGTACAACTACTTCCTCGTCAACGGTACCAGCCGAGAGACAGGAATCCAGTTCTTTGACTCGATCCTGTTGTTAAAGGAAATAG AGAGATACAGTCCACCCCACAATATCACTGTAAACTGCAACGAGTCACACTGCCTCGTCCGGTGGGAAAAGCCCAGGACCCGGAAAAACTGGTCCAACAGGGAGTTCCAGTACCAGCTGGACATATGGAGACAG agtaATTCTGGACACAGTGAAAATCAACTG ATCGTGGTGTCTGGCGACTCAGAAAATCGATACAACTTTccgagcccagagcccagaggcaCACAGATGGTGAAGATTCGAACGGCAGATGCCCGGAGAGCCCACTGGGGCGACTGGAGCCAGCCCGTTCAGTTCG GCTCTGAAGAGCCGGAATCCAGCCTGGTGCTCGTGTACGTGCTGGTGGTCCTGGGGACCCTCGCGGGCGGCCTGGCCTGCGGCTGCCTTTTCAAAAG GTTCCTGGGGTCGCACAGTTTATTCCCGCCAATTCCAAGGATCAGAGACAAACTGAAAGATGACCATCAGATTGACCACCAG GGTCCCGCCCACCTCACAAGGCCAGGACGAGCCACGTCCCCCCACCGCCTCCAACTCCGTGCTGTCCCACCTTCTGCCGACCCATCGCTCAGATGTCCGTCTCCCAGGCTGTCCTGTGCCCGCCGGCTACACGCTCCTACTCGGAACCCCGCGCGGATCTCCGTCTTAAACCCCCACGGCTGCCGCTCCCGGGGCCCCTGA
- the LOC105103092 gene encoding granulocyte-macrophage colony-stimulating factor receptor subunit alpha isoform X6: MQLTWDCKENTTSGHCVMTHKEKGQIKKQMKRCQCTFQDNSLHGGVTLTVEVYVNQRPISETLVYTNPGKEGTAAQNFSCLVYNADFMNCTWAKGHAAPDDVQYFLYIRNSTRKGERECPHYLTDAGTNVGCHLQDLSGLTSYNYFLVNGTSRETGIQFFDSILLLKEIERYSPPHNITVNCNESHCLVRWEKPRTRKNWSNREFQYQLDIWRQSNSGHSENQLIVVSGDSENRYNFPSPEPRGTQMVKIRTADARRAHWGDWSQPVQFGSEEPESSLVLVYVLVVLGTLAGGLACGCLFKRFLGSHSLFPPIPRIRDKLKDDHQIDHQGPAHLTRPGRATSPHRLQLRAVPPSADPSLRCPSPRLSCARRLHAPTRNPARISVLNPHGCRSRGP, translated from the exons ATGCAATTAACTTGGGACTGCAAGGAAAACACTACCAGCGGGCACTGTGTGATGACTCACAAGGAGAAAGGACAGATTAAGAAACAG ATGAAACGATGTCAGTGCACCTTTCAAGACAATTCTCTCCATGGGGGAGTCACGCTCACGGTTGAAGTATATGTCAACCAAAGACCAATTTCAGAAACACTGGTCTACACTAATCCAG GCAAGGAGGGCACAGCTGCCCAAAACTTCTCCTGTCTTGTCTACAACGCGGATTTCATGAACTGCACCTGGGCAAAGGGCCACGCCGCCCCCGATGACGTccagtattttttgtatatacGAAACTCGAC GAGAAAAGGTGAAAGAGAATGTCCTCATTACCTAACAGACGCGGGAACAAACGTGGGATGCCATCTCCAAGACCTGTCGGGATTAACGTCGTACAACTACTTCCTCGTCAACGGTACCAGCCGAGAGACAGGAATCCAGTTCTTTGACTCGATCCTGTTGTTAAAGGAAATAG AGAGATACAGTCCACCCCACAATATCACTGTAAACTGCAACGAGTCACACTGCCTCGTCCGGTGGGAAAAGCCCAGGACCCGGAAAAACTGGTCCAACAGGGAGTTCCAGTACCAGCTGGACATATGGAGACAG agtaATTCTGGACACAGTGAAAATCAACTG ATCGTGGTGTCTGGCGACTCAGAAAATCGATACAACTTTccgagcccagagcccagaggcaCACAGATGGTGAAGATTCGAACGGCAGATGCCCGGAGAGCCCACTGGGGCGACTGGAGCCAGCCCGTTCAGTTCG GCTCTGAAGAGCCGGAATCCAGCCTGGTGCTCGTGTACGTGCTGGTGGTCCTGGGGACCCTCGCGGGCGGCCTGGCCTGCGGCTGCCTTTTCAAAAG GTTCCTGGGGTCGCACAGTTTATTCCCGCCAATTCCAAGGATCAGAGACAAACTGAAAGATGACCATCAGATTGACCACCAG GGTCCCGCCCACCTCACAAGGCCAGGACGAGCCACGTCCCCCCACCGCCTCCAACTCCGTGCTGTCCCACCTTCTGCCGACCCATCGCTCAGATGTCCGTCTCCCAGGCTGTCCTGTGCCCGCCGGCTACACGCTCCTACTCGGAACCCCGCGCGGATCTCCGTCTTAAACCCCCACGGCTGCCGCTCCCGGGGCCCCTGA
- the LOC105103092 gene encoding granulocyte-macrophage colony-stimulating factor receptor subunit alpha isoform X8: MKRCQCTFQDNSLHGGVTLTVEVYVNQRPISETLVYTNPGKEGTAAQNFSCLVYNADFMNCTWAKGHAAPDDVQYFLYIRNSTRKGERECPHYLTDAGTNVGCHLQDLSGLTSYNYFLVNGTSRETGIQFFDSILLLKEIERYSPPHNITVNCNESHCLVRWEKPRTRKNWSNREFQYQLDIWRQSNSGHSENQLIVVSGDSENRYNFPSPEPRGTQMVKIRTADARRAHWGDWSQPVQFGSEEPESSLVLVYVLVVLGTLAGGLACGCLFKRFLGSHSLFPPIPRIRDKLKDDHQIDHQGPAHLTRPGRATSPHRLQLRAVPPSADPSLRCPSPRLSCARRLHAPTRNPARISVLNPHGCRSRGP; the protein is encoded by the exons ATGAAACGATGTCAGTGCACCTTTCAAGACAATTCTCTCCATGGGGGAGTCACGCTCACGGTTGAAGTATATGTCAACCAAAGACCAATTTCAGAAACACTGGTCTACACTAATCCAG GCAAGGAGGGCACAGCTGCCCAAAACTTCTCCTGTCTTGTCTACAACGCGGATTTCATGAACTGCACCTGGGCAAAGGGCCACGCCGCCCCCGATGACGTccagtattttttgtatatacGAAACTCGAC GAGAAAAGGTGAAAGAGAATGTCCTCATTACCTAACAGACGCGGGAACAAACGTGGGATGCCATCTCCAAGACCTGTCGGGATTAACGTCGTACAACTACTTCCTCGTCAACGGTACCAGCCGAGAGACAGGAATCCAGTTCTTTGACTCGATCCTGTTGTTAAAGGAAATAG AGAGATACAGTCCACCCCACAATATCACTGTAAACTGCAACGAGTCACACTGCCTCGTCCGGTGGGAAAAGCCCAGGACCCGGAAAAACTGGTCCAACAGGGAGTTCCAGTACCAGCTGGACATATGGAGACAG agtaATTCTGGACACAGTGAAAATCAACTG ATCGTGGTGTCTGGCGACTCAGAAAATCGATACAACTTTccgagcccagagcccagaggcaCACAGATGGTGAAGATTCGAACGGCAGATGCCCGGAGAGCCCACTGGGGCGACTGGAGCCAGCCCGTTCAGTTCG GCTCTGAAGAGCCGGAATCCAGCCTGGTGCTCGTGTACGTGCTGGTGGTCCTGGGGACCCTCGCGGGCGGCCTGGCCTGCGGCTGCCTTTTCAAAAG GTTCCTGGGGTCGCACAGTTTATTCCCGCCAATTCCAAGGATCAGAGACAAACTGAAAGATGACCATCAGATTGACCACCAG GGTCCCGCCCACCTCACAAGGCCAGGACGAGCCACGTCCCCCCACCGCCTCCAACTCCGTGCTGTCCCACCTTCTGCCGACCCATCGCTCAGATGTCCGTCTCCCAGGCTGTCCTGTGCCCGCCGGCTACACGCTCCTACTCGGAACCCCGCGCGGATCTCCGTCTTAAACCCCCACGGCTGCCGCTCCCGGGGCCCCTGA
- the LOC105103092 gene encoding granulocyte-macrophage colony-stimulating factor receptor subunit alpha isoform X5 codes for MQLPRDLWDDRESCQAARPDAGAAGISAEERRLAEASCLVRWVLPRPVGSPTCLLVITILLSLLLDPAFLLTQGHQDLPSVEPNSSLNVKFDPKKMQLTWDCKENTTSGHCVMTHKEKGQIKKQMKRCQCTFQDNSLHGGVTLTVEVYVNQRPISETLVYTNPGKEGTAAQNFSCLVYNADFMNCTWAKGHAAPDDVQYFLYIRNSTRKGERECPHYLTDAGTNVGCHLQDLSGLTSYNYFLVNGTSRETGIQFFDSILLLKEIERYSPPHNITVNCNESHCLVRWEKPRTRKNWSNREFQYQLDIWRQSNSGHSENQLIVVSGDSENRYNFPSPEPRGTQMVKIRTADARRAHWGDWSQPVQFGSEEPESSLVLVYVLVVLGTLAGGLACGCLFKRFLGSHSLFPPIPRIRDKLKDDHQIDHQILSEKFTCDAEMGDKEEILTVTEVAEAPASP; via the exons ATGCAATTGCCACGCGACCTTTGGGACGACAGGGAGAGCTGTCAGGCAGCACGGCCAGATGCGGGCGCGGCGGGGATCAGCGCAGAGGAGCGCAGGTTGGCAGAGGCCTCGTGTCTGGTGCGGTGGG TGCTTCCACGTCCTGTGGGCAGCCCCACGTGTCTCCTGGTGATCACCATTCTGCTGTCCCTGCTGCTGGACCCCGCATTCCTCCTGACCCAGGGGCACCAGG ATCTTCCAAGCGTGGAACCGAACTCCAGTCTAAATGTGAAATTTGACCCCAAGAAAATGCAATTAACTTGGGACTGCAAGGAAAACACTACCAGCGGGCACTGTGTGATGACTCACAAGGAGAAAGGACAGATTAAGAAACAG ATGAAACGATGTCAGTGCACCTTTCAAGACAATTCTCTCCATGGGGGAGTCACGCTCACGGTTGAAGTATATGTCAACCAAAGACCAATTTCAGAAACACTGGTCTACACTAATCCAG GCAAGGAGGGCACAGCTGCCCAAAACTTCTCCTGTCTTGTCTACAACGCGGATTTCATGAACTGCACCTGGGCAAAGGGCCACGCCGCCCCCGATGACGTccagtattttttgtatatacGAAACTCGAC GAGAAAAGGTGAAAGAGAATGTCCTCATTACCTAACAGACGCGGGAACAAACGTGGGATGCCATCTCCAAGACCTGTCGGGATTAACGTCGTACAACTACTTCCTCGTCAACGGTACCAGCCGAGAGACAGGAATCCAGTTCTTTGACTCGATCCTGTTGTTAAAGGAAATAG AGAGATACAGTCCACCCCACAATATCACTGTAAACTGCAACGAGTCACACTGCCTCGTCCGGTGGGAAAAGCCCAGGACCCGGAAAAACTGGTCCAACAGGGAGTTCCAGTACCAGCTGGACATATGGAGACAG agtaATTCTGGACACAGTGAAAATCAACTG ATCGTGGTGTCTGGCGACTCAGAAAATCGATACAACTTTccgagcccagagcccagaggcaCACAGATGGTGAAGATTCGAACGGCAGATGCCCGGAGAGCCCACTGGGGCGACTGGAGCCAGCCCGTTCAGTTCG GCTCTGAAGAGCCGGAATCCAGCCTGGTGCTCGTGTACGTGCTGGTGGTCCTGGGGACCCTCGCGGGCGGCCTGGCCTGCGGCTGCCTTTTCAAAAG GTTCCTGGGGTCGCACAGTTTATTCCCGCCAATTCCAAGGATCAGAGACAAACTGAAAGATGACCATCAGATTGACCACCAG ATACTCTCCGAGAAGTTCACCTGTGATGCAGAAATGGGTGACAAGGAAGAGATCTTAACCGTGACGGAGGTCGCAGAAGCCCCAGCGAGCCCGTGA
- the LOC105103092 gene encoding granulocyte-macrophage colony-stimulating factor receptor subunit alpha isoform X3 codes for MSSLQVEEVAASPSPADMRCEPVLPRPVGSPTCLLVITILLSLLLDPAFLLTQGHQDLPSVEPNSSLNVKFDPKKMQLTWDCKENTTSGHCVMTHKEKGQIKKQMKRCQCTFQDNSLHGGVTLTVEVYVNQRPISETLVYTNPGKEGTAAQNFSCLVYNADFMNCTWAKGHAAPDDVQYFLYIRNSTRKGERECPHYLTDAGTNVGCHLQDLSGLTSYNYFLVNGTSRETGIQFFDSILLLKEIERYSPPHNITVNCNESHCLVRWEKPRTRKNWSNREFQYQLDIWRQSNSGHSENQLIVVSGDSENRYNFPSPEPRGTQMVKIRTADARRAHWGDWSQPVQFGSEEPESSLVLVYVLVVLGTLAGGLACGCLFKRFLGSHSLFPPIPRIRDKLKDDHQIDHQGPAHLTRPGRATSPHRLQLRAVPPSADPSLRCPSPRLSCARRLHAPTRNPARISVLNPHGCRSRGP; via the exons ATGTCCAGCTTGCAGGTGGAGGAAGTCGCTGCTTCTCCATCCCCTGCGGACATGCGATGCGAACCAG TGCTTCCACGTCCTGTGGGCAGCCCCACGTGTCTCCTGGTGATCACCATTCTGCTGTCCCTGCTGCTGGACCCCGCATTCCTCCTGACCCAGGGGCACCAGG ATCTTCCAAGCGTGGAACCGAACTCCAGTCTAAATGTGAAATTTGACCCCAAGAAAATGCAATTAACTTGGGACTGCAAGGAAAACACTACCAGCGGGCACTGTGTGATGACTCACAAGGAGAAAGGACAGATTAAGAAACAG ATGAAACGATGTCAGTGCACCTTTCAAGACAATTCTCTCCATGGGGGAGTCACGCTCACGGTTGAAGTATATGTCAACCAAAGACCAATTTCAGAAACACTGGTCTACACTAATCCAG GCAAGGAGGGCACAGCTGCCCAAAACTTCTCCTGTCTTGTCTACAACGCGGATTTCATGAACTGCACCTGGGCAAAGGGCCACGCCGCCCCCGATGACGTccagtattttttgtatatacGAAACTCGAC GAGAAAAGGTGAAAGAGAATGTCCTCATTACCTAACAGACGCGGGAACAAACGTGGGATGCCATCTCCAAGACCTGTCGGGATTAACGTCGTACAACTACTTCCTCGTCAACGGTACCAGCCGAGAGACAGGAATCCAGTTCTTTGACTCGATCCTGTTGTTAAAGGAAATAG AGAGATACAGTCCACCCCACAATATCACTGTAAACTGCAACGAGTCACACTGCCTCGTCCGGTGGGAAAAGCCCAGGACCCGGAAAAACTGGTCCAACAGGGAGTTCCAGTACCAGCTGGACATATGGAGACAG agtaATTCTGGACACAGTGAAAATCAACTG ATCGTGGTGTCTGGCGACTCAGAAAATCGATACAACTTTccgagcccagagcccagaggcaCACAGATGGTGAAGATTCGAACGGCAGATGCCCGGAGAGCCCACTGGGGCGACTGGAGCCAGCCCGTTCAGTTCG GCTCTGAAGAGCCGGAATCCAGCCTGGTGCTCGTGTACGTGCTGGTGGTCCTGGGGACCCTCGCGGGCGGCCTGGCCTGCGGCTGCCTTTTCAAAAG GTTCCTGGGGTCGCACAGTTTATTCCCGCCAATTCCAAGGATCAGAGACAAACTGAAAGATGACCATCAGATTGACCACCAG GGTCCCGCCCACCTCACAAGGCCAGGACGAGCCACGTCCCCCCACCGCCTCCAACTCCGTGCTGTCCCACCTTCTGCCGACCCATCGCTCAGATGTCCGTCTCCCAGGCTGTCCTGTGCCCGCCGGCTACACGCTCCTACTCGGAACCCCGCGCGGATCTCCGTCTTAAACCCCCACGGCTGCCGCTCCCGGGGCCCCTGA